A region from the Ciconia boyciana chromosome 1, ASM3463844v1, whole genome shotgun sequence genome encodes:
- the FBXO40 gene encoding F-box only protein 40 isoform X1, with product MIKHQAQKAPPGQHRHCERCFNRHCHAPIEPSISCIVITCRFHCGATFHMCKAEEHQLLCPLEQVSCLNSAYGCPFSMARFKLAKHLQVCPASVVCCSMEWNRWPNMDSDTTLHKNIMKETLNEECLDTALALRDQKILFRTLKIADLFPEWRKEDELEEQMDEAMGGEEGAMGGVACGSQEGDNQLSELSQSEREDLAKDKEGMDLGSYKTWENIFSKELLACKVTGSAASTGQKTEEASNKTASAPHAASSTEKAKEAPDSAEEAKDQKPEQVTPNTEMTGLAPWQEGVLERLKKEVGVGDYNMYLVHHGGMLIRFGQLAACTPKEKDFVYGNLEAQEVKTVYTFKVPVSYCGKRARLGDALGHKIPTSDKSVDTSELGINLEELPKANIVKATLLCALEKELKGHEISEARGIDGLFMDFATQTYSFPLDPFSSSAVLEDILDEKSPPELHVELYTECVTRRHNKSSSAFTFTCSHFFRRDEFPSHFKNVHTDIQSCLDGWFQHRCPLAYLGCTFVQNHFRPDGLKAKVIYSMPLKTFAIKPEVDTLLAESGKCNSTVANQGRNKDSLSSLPVEVLKYIAGFLDSFSLSQLSQVSVLMRDICATLLQERGMVLLVWEKKRYSHGGTSWKARKKIWQFSSLFSRVNKWQHNDVACMSEHLKNCPFYQVEHKTDPVLLTGMCELREQTQKTLVSIFKRRV from the exons ATGATTAAG CACCAGGCTCAGAAAGCTCCACCTGGGCAGCACAGGCACTGTGAGAGATGTTTCAACCGGCACTGCCATGCACCAATTGAGCCCTCCATCTCCTGCATAGTGATCACCTGCCGCTTTCACTGTGGGGCCACATTCCACATGTGCAAGGCGGAGGAGCACCAATTGCTCTGTCCCTTAGAGCAGGTCTCCTGCCTCAACTCAGCCTATGGCTGCCCTTTTTCCATGGCCCGCTTTAAGCTGGCAAAGCACCTCCAGGTCTGTCCAGCCAGCGTTGTCTGCTGCTCGATGGAGTGGAATCGCTGGCCAAACATGGATTCAGACACAACCCTCCACAAGAACATTATGAAAGAAACCTTGAACGAAGAGTGTCTGGACACAGCCTTGGCACTCAGAGACCAGAAGATACTTTTCAGGACTTTGAAAATAGCCGACTTGTTTCCAGAGTGGAGGAAAGAGGAtgaattggaagagcaaatgGACGAAGCCATGGGTGGGGAAGAAGGTGCTATGGGAGGAGTAGCCTGTGGTTCCCAAGAGGGCGACAACCAGTTGTCCGAGCTCAGCCAAAGTGAGCGTGAAGATTTGGCAAAGGACAAAGAGGGAATGGATCTGGGGAGTTACAAAACCTGGGAGAACATTTTCAGCAAAGAGCTTCTGGCTTGCAAGGTAACAGgctcagcagccagcacaggacAAAAGACGGAGGAGGCTTCCAATAAAACAGCATCAGCCCCTCATGCTGCCAGCTCCacagagaaggcaaaggaagcACCTGACAGTGCAGAAGAGGCAAAGGACCAAAAGCCTGAACAAGTAACACcaaatacagaaatgacagGACTGGCTCCCTGGCAAGAAGGGGTCCTGGAGAGGCTGAAGAAGGAGGTTGGTGTAGGTGATTACAACATGTATCTGGTACATCATGGGGGAATGCTCATCCGCTTTGGCCAGCTAGCTGCTTGCACTcccaaagaaaaagactttgtCTATGGGAACTTGGAAGCTCAGGAGGTGAAGACTGTCTACACCTTCAAAGTGCCAGTTAGTTACTGTGGCAAAAGAGCACGACTAGGAGATGCACTGGGCCACAAGATACCAACTTCAGACAAGTCAGTGGATACCTCAGAATTGGGAATAAACCTAGAAGAACTACCTAAGGCAAATATAGTTAAAGCCACACTGCTGTGTGCACTGGAAAAAGAGCTGAAAGGCCATGAGATTTCTGAAGCAAGGGGTATTGATGGACTCTTTATGGATTTTGCAACACAGACATACAGCTTTCCTCTGGATCCCTTCTCCTCCAGTGCTGTTCTAGAAGATATTCTGGATGAAAAAAGCCCACCAGAACTCCACGTGGAGCTCTACACTGAATGTGTAACCAGAAGACACAACAAAAGCAGTTCAGCTTTCACATTCACTTGCAGTCATTTCTTCAGGAGAGACGAGTTCCCGTCCCACTTCAAGAATGTGCACACTGATATCCAGTCATGTCTAGATGGATGGTTCCAGCATCGCTGCCCACTGGCCTACTTGGGATGTACTTTTGTTCAAAATCACTTCCGCCCTGATGGACTTAAGGCCAAGGTTATATACAGCATGCCTCTCAAGACATTTGCTATTAAGCCAGAGGTGGACACCCTCCTTGCTGAATCAGGGAAGTGCAATTCCACTGTGGCAAATCAAGGGAGAAATAAGGACTCACTGAGCAGCCTTCCAGTGGAAGTGCTCAAGTACATTGCGGGGTTCCTGGACAGCTTCAGTTTATCTCAGCTATCACAAGTGTCAGTGCTGATGAGGGATATCTGTGCCACTCTTCTTCAAGAGAGGGGAATGGTCCTGCTggtctgggagaaaaaaagatattcccATGGCGGTACTTCGTGGAAAGCTCGCAAAAAG ATATGGCAGTTCAGCAGCCTATTCTCCAGAGTTAACAAATGGCAGCACAACGACGTGGCGTGCATGTCAGAGCACCTGAAGAATTGTCCCTTCTACCAAGTGGAGCACAAGACAGACCCCGTGCTGCTGACAGGCATGTGCGAATTGCGAGAGCAGACTCAAAAGACTTTGGTTTCTATTTTCAAGCGCAGAGTCTGA
- the FBXO40 gene encoding F-box only protein 40 isoform X2: MHGDSMIKHQAQKAPPGQHRHCERCFNRHCHAPIEPSISCIVITCRFHCGATFHMCKAEEHQLLCPLEQVSCLNSAYGCPFSMARFKLAKHLQVCPASVVCCSMEWNRWPNMDSDTTLHKNIMKETLNEECLDTALALRDQKILFRTLKIADLFPEWRKEDELEEQMDEAMGGEEGAMGGVACGSQEGDNQLSELSQSEREDLAKDKEGMDLGSYKTWENIFSKELLACKVTGSAASTGQKTEEASNKTASAPHAASSTEKAKEAPDSAEEAKDQKPEQVTPNTEMTGLAPWQEGVLERLKKEVGVGDYNMYLVHHGGMLIRFGQLAACTPKEKDFVYGNLEAQEVKTVYTFKVPVSYCGKRARLGDALGHKIPTSDKSVDTSELGINLEELPKANIVKATLLCALEKELKGHEISEARGIDGLFMDFATQTYSFPLDPFSSSAVLEDILDEKSPPELHVELYTECVTRRHNKSSSAFTFTCSHFFRRDEFPSHFKNVHTDIQSCLDGWFQHRCPLAYLGCTFVQNHFRPDGLKAKVIYSMPLKTFAIKPEVDTLLAESGKCNSTVANQGRNKDSLSSLPVEVLKYIAGFLDSFSLSQLSQVSVLMRDICATLLQERGMVLLVWEKKRYSHGGTSWKARKKIWQFSSLFSRVNKWQHNDVACMSEHLKNCPFYQVEHKTDPVLLTGMCELREQTQKTLVSIFKRRV; this comes from the exons ATgcatgg GGACTCTATGATTAAG CACCAGGCTCAGAAAGCTCCACCTGGGCAGCACAGGCACTGTGAGAGATGTTTCAACCGGCACTGCCATGCACCAATTGAGCCCTCCATCTCCTGCATAGTGATCACCTGCCGCTTTCACTGTGGGGCCACATTCCACATGTGCAAGGCGGAGGAGCACCAATTGCTCTGTCCCTTAGAGCAGGTCTCCTGCCTCAACTCAGCCTATGGCTGCCCTTTTTCCATGGCCCGCTTTAAGCTGGCAAAGCACCTCCAGGTCTGTCCAGCCAGCGTTGTCTGCTGCTCGATGGAGTGGAATCGCTGGCCAAACATGGATTCAGACACAACCCTCCACAAGAACATTATGAAAGAAACCTTGAACGAAGAGTGTCTGGACACAGCCTTGGCACTCAGAGACCAGAAGATACTTTTCAGGACTTTGAAAATAGCCGACTTGTTTCCAGAGTGGAGGAAAGAGGAtgaattggaagagcaaatgGACGAAGCCATGGGTGGGGAAGAAGGTGCTATGGGAGGAGTAGCCTGTGGTTCCCAAGAGGGCGACAACCAGTTGTCCGAGCTCAGCCAAAGTGAGCGTGAAGATTTGGCAAAGGACAAAGAGGGAATGGATCTGGGGAGTTACAAAACCTGGGAGAACATTTTCAGCAAAGAGCTTCTGGCTTGCAAGGTAACAGgctcagcagccagcacaggacAAAAGACGGAGGAGGCTTCCAATAAAACAGCATCAGCCCCTCATGCTGCCAGCTCCacagagaaggcaaaggaagcACCTGACAGTGCAGAAGAGGCAAAGGACCAAAAGCCTGAACAAGTAACACcaaatacagaaatgacagGACTGGCTCCCTGGCAAGAAGGGGTCCTGGAGAGGCTGAAGAAGGAGGTTGGTGTAGGTGATTACAACATGTATCTGGTACATCATGGGGGAATGCTCATCCGCTTTGGCCAGCTAGCTGCTTGCACTcccaaagaaaaagactttgtCTATGGGAACTTGGAAGCTCAGGAGGTGAAGACTGTCTACACCTTCAAAGTGCCAGTTAGTTACTGTGGCAAAAGAGCACGACTAGGAGATGCACTGGGCCACAAGATACCAACTTCAGACAAGTCAGTGGATACCTCAGAATTGGGAATAAACCTAGAAGAACTACCTAAGGCAAATATAGTTAAAGCCACACTGCTGTGTGCACTGGAAAAAGAGCTGAAAGGCCATGAGATTTCTGAAGCAAGGGGTATTGATGGACTCTTTATGGATTTTGCAACACAGACATACAGCTTTCCTCTGGATCCCTTCTCCTCCAGTGCTGTTCTAGAAGATATTCTGGATGAAAAAAGCCCACCAGAACTCCACGTGGAGCTCTACACTGAATGTGTAACCAGAAGACACAACAAAAGCAGTTCAGCTTTCACATTCACTTGCAGTCATTTCTTCAGGAGAGACGAGTTCCCGTCCCACTTCAAGAATGTGCACACTGATATCCAGTCATGTCTAGATGGATGGTTCCAGCATCGCTGCCCACTGGCCTACTTGGGATGTACTTTTGTTCAAAATCACTTCCGCCCTGATGGACTTAAGGCCAAGGTTATATACAGCATGCCTCTCAAGACATTTGCTATTAAGCCAGAGGTGGACACCCTCCTTGCTGAATCAGGGAAGTGCAATTCCACTGTGGCAAATCAAGGGAGAAATAAGGACTCACTGAGCAGCCTTCCAGTGGAAGTGCTCAAGTACATTGCGGGGTTCCTGGACAGCTTCAGTTTATCTCAGCTATCACAAGTGTCAGTGCTGATGAGGGATATCTGTGCCACTCTTCTTCAAGAGAGGGGAATGGTCCTGCTggtctgggagaaaaaaagatattcccATGGCGGTACTTCGTGGAAAGCTCGCAAAAAG ATATGGCAGTTCAGCAGCCTATTCTCCAGAGTTAACAAATGGCAGCACAACGACGTGGCGTGCATGTCAGAGCACCTGAAGAATTGTCCCTTCTACCAAGTGGAGCACAAGACAGACCCCGTGCTGCTGACAGGCATGTGCGAATTGCGAGAGCAGACTCAAAAGACTTTGGTTTCTATTTTCAAGCGCAGAGTCTGA